A window of Polaribacter litorisediminis contains these coding sequences:
- a CDS encoding FecR family protein produces the protein MISKKTQNIIIKFLNNQATSSELEELEEWLENDANEKEFINYVKINYLVDMNIKKFNTLKSERKLLDLIAKEKKVYKLKNSKIFFKYAAAIAILISTVYFYNQSNVSLIEQNSVSSEKITLKMDDGNIKVIDEKGNFKIQDFKGNVIGTQQGNELVYDDKKVLEKLVYNTLTVPYGKRFSVKLSDGTKVHLNAGTSLRYPIKFLKGKERLVFVETGEAYFDVTKDVEHPFIVNNGDVNIRVLGTEFNVSSYPEDATIKTVLVEGSVSLYATNEKYDVKNSTVLKPGFKADWNKSNDVVKVDKADVEMYTAWIDGKIILKHMKFSSIIKKIERHYNVSIQNEDKVLGDEFITATFEDESIEQVLEVINKLHPIEYSVKDNKIVILKKE, from the coding sequence ATGATTTCAAAGAAAACACAAAATATAATTATAAAATTCTTAAATAATCAGGCTACTTCTTCAGAGTTAGAAGAATTAGAAGAATGGTTAGAAAATGATGCCAATGAAAAAGAATTTATCAATTATGTAAAGATTAATTATTTAGTGGATATGAATATTAAAAAATTCAATACGCTCAAATCAGAAAGAAAACTATTAGATCTTATTGCCAAAGAGAAAAAGGTCTATAAACTAAAGAATAGCAAAATCTTCTTTAAGTATGCTGCGGCAATAGCAATCTTGATTTCAACAGTATATTTCTATAACCAAAGTAATGTTTCACTTATAGAACAAAATAGTGTTTCTTCAGAAAAAATTACTTTAAAAATGGATGATGGTAACATTAAAGTAATTGATGAGAAAGGAAATTTTAAGATTCAAGATTTCAAAGGAAATGTTATTGGAACTCAACAAGGAAATGAATTGGTATATGATGATAAAAAGGTTTTAGAAAAGTTAGTATACAATACATTAACGGTTCCTTATGGGAAGAGATTTTCTGTGAAATTATCTGATGGAACCAAAGTTCATTTGAATGCAGGCACTTCTTTGAGGTATCCCATTAAATTTTTAAAAGGTAAAGAAAGATTGGTTTTTGTAGAGACTGGAGAAGCTTATTTTGATGTAACAAAAGATGTTGAACATCCTTTTATCGTAAATAATGGAGATGTAAATATCAGAGTTTTAGGAACTGAATTTAATGTAAGCTCTTATCCAGAAGATGCAACGATTAAAACGGTACTTGTTGAAGGTTCCGTTAGTTTATACGCAACGAATGAAAAGTACGATGTAAAAAATTCAACGGTTTTAAAACCCGGATTTAAGGCAGATTGGAACAAAAGTAATGATGTTGTTAAAGTAGATAAAGCGGATGTAGAAATGTATACTGCTTGGATTGATGGTAAAATTATTTTGAAACACATGAAATTCAGCAGTATCATCAAGAAAATTGAAAGGCATTACAACGTTTCTATACAAAATGAAGATAAAGTTTTAGGAGACGAATTTATCACGGCCACCTTTGAAGATGAATCCATAGAGCAAGTATTAGAGGTCATCAATAAATTACACCCTATAGAATATTCTGTGAAAGACAATAAAATAGTGATTTTAAAAAAAGAGTAA
- a CDS encoding tyrosine-type recombinase/integrase, with protein sequence MSTLKELIIFDAQSEYESAYDLSNKRNFSNPKIYSAQGDLEKRWYVYFSFRDPNSGKMKRITPFYGNANQYKTKEDRLSVLVTYRKVLLRLLKQGYNPFVDNTELYAQRTSKKSTKNSKGQVHNSSAKKSKPGIKIKEAFAFGLKQKEKIVNATTKRSYDSRVKIFLEWLDENYPLLTAIEELNKKVLSGFLNDILEKTSARNRNNYRTDLSSIMQVLEDNDMIPQNFIKKIPVLKSIPERNKTYTKKTQEEIFKHLETKDPKLLLFIKFISYNFLRPIEVCRLRVGDINLKERTIQFKAKNSPLKTKIIPEILWGELPDLSQLDKDLLLFTPGQIGGMWETELSNRRDYFTKRFKKVVKEPFELGKDYGLYSFRHTYITKLYRSLVKESSPHTAKGKLMQITGHSSMSALEKYLRDIDAELPEDYSEMLKNSDE encoded by the coding sequence ATGTCTACGTTAAAGGAATTAATTATCTTCGACGCACAAAGTGAATACGAAAGTGCATACGATTTGTCCAACAAAAGAAACTTTTCCAATCCAAAAATTTACTCAGCCCAAGGCGATTTAGAAAAACGCTGGTATGTTTATTTTTCATTTCGAGATCCAAATAGTGGAAAGATGAAACGGATTACTCCGTTTTACGGCAATGCCAATCAGTATAAAACCAAAGAGGACAGACTCTCTGTTTTAGTTACCTATAGAAAAGTGCTATTAAGACTTTTGAAACAAGGCTATAATCCATTTGTAGACAATACTGAACTTTATGCTCAAAGGACTTCGAAAAAATCGACTAAAAATTCAAAAGGACAAGTCCATAATTCATCAGCTAAGAAATCAAAACCCGGAATTAAAATTAAGGAAGCATTTGCATTTGGATTAAAGCAAAAAGAAAAGATTGTTAATGCTACTACAAAACGAAGTTATGACAGTCGCGTAAAGATTTTTTTAGAATGGTTAGATGAAAATTACCCTTTACTGACTGCAATAGAGGAATTAAACAAAAAAGTACTATCTGGTTTTTTAAATGATATTTTAGAAAAAACTAGTGCTCGAAATAGAAACAATTATCGCACAGATCTGAGCAGTATTATGCAAGTTTTGGAAGATAATGATATGATTCCCCAAAATTTCATTAAAAAAATCCCTGTTTTAAAATCAATCCCTGAGAGAAACAAAACGTACACAAAAAAAACTCAAGAAGAAATCTTTAAACACTTAGAAACGAAAGACCCCAAGCTGCTGTTATTTATTAAATTTATTTCTTACAATTTTTTGCGTCCAATTGAAGTATGTAGATTGAGAGTAGGGGATATCAATTTAAAAGAAAGAACTATTCAATTTAAAGCAAAAAACAGTCCTTTAAAAACTAAAATTATCCCAGAAATACTATGGGGTGAATTACCAGATTTATCTCAATTAGACAAGGATTTATTATTGTTTACACCCGGTCAAATAGGAGGAATGTGGGAAACCGAGTTAAGTAACCGAAGAGACTATTTTACAAAGCGATTTAAAAAGGTGGTAAAAGAGCCTTTTGAGTTGGGTAAAGATTATGGATTGTATAGCTTCAGGCATACCTATATCACAAAACTGTATAGAAGTTTGGTAAAAGAATCTTCACCCCATACAGCTAAGGGTAAGTTAATGCAAATCACTGGGCACTCCTCAATGTCAGCATTAGAGAAATACCTGAGAGATATCGATGCAGAATTACCAGAAGATTATTCAGAAATGTTAAAGAATAGCGATGAGTAA
- a CDS encoding RNA polymerase sigma factor yields MKAKFSSQTDLINALKKGDESAYSFLVTFYHKKLCVYALSLTNDHDLTEDIVQNVFISVWKNRFKLKEDFVVKSYLYKSVYNEFIDQYRKQKKVLTLEKKYIDALTYILEDEDEKSLDRLLKVVKNEIEKLPPKCKQTFLLSKEEGLTNIEIAEYLNVSIKSVEAHITKAYAILRKSIGDKINGILFLLFRKNQTIFKTE; encoded by the coding sequence ATGAAAGCTAAATTTTCAAGTCAGACCGATTTAATAAACGCTCTAAAAAAGGGAGATGAAAGTGCTTACTCTTTTTTGGTTACGTTTTATCATAAAAAACTTTGTGTTTACGCTTTGAGTTTGACCAATGATCATGATTTGACAGAAGATATTGTTCAGAATGTTTTTATCAGCGTTTGGAAAAATCGATTTAAACTTAAAGAGGATTTTGTGGTTAAAAGTTATTTGTACAAGTCTGTTTACAACGAATTTATAGATCAATATAGAAAACAAAAAAAAGTGCTAACTCTAGAAAAGAAATATATTGATGCTTTGACCTATATTTTAGAGGACGAGGATGAAAAATCTTTAGATAGATTATTGAAAGTAGTAAAAAATGAAATAGAGAAACTACCTCCAAAATGCAAACAGACTTTTTTATTAAGTAAAGAAGAAGGTCTTACCAATATTGAAATAGCAGAGTATTTAAATGTTTCTATAAAATCTGTTGAGGCTCATATTACAAAAGCTTATGCCATTTTAAGAAAATCTATTGGAGATAAAATTAATGGTATCTTATTTTTACTATTTAGAAAAAATCAAACTATTTTTAAAACGGAATAA
- a CDS encoding RagB/SusD family nutrient uptake outer membrane protein yields MKYIKSFFIVLILMVSNGCSEDILELSPLDSVSEAVVWNDLNLIELYVNDRYDELPHGFVSWSGELRMASITDESYHQWEAYILDKHTRGGLTPTNMLFFGGYWLDAYTAIRNQNLFLEKIANYQGNEVERVAQLTAEIRFLRAWFHLGLATRYGAIPLATQTFKIDGNLDLPRTSFPEIIDFVVSELDEIIDDLPSNAEVTGADFGRVTKGAGLGLKIRALMFNASPLFDETGNGQDASKWQLVADACEDLFDLNQYSLSSDYKDIFNNAKNPEVIFAKQFIGQFGTTQWYGIDGFSHWRGGHDMNRWQSPSGVDFLGWTSENPRQGFVDQYETLSGHIPVLGYTLGSYDDELEANLAIPIYNPEARDFNPDNPYQNRDPRFEYSVQFDGQFYKTRELEFWFGGLDSRDPINNPDGYWNGPRIGYGTKKFLQETWSPQSTAGSFQPWIYMRLAEFYLTYAEAQYHIGGAGIAVDYINLVRSRPGVEMPSVDASGDLLEKIKHERKIELAFESNRYFDAKRWLDAEEDFGKDVIGVRVDKVPNSNNKSYKYYYFDQIGTRSFPKSHYFWPIPNYEIVKTNLQQNPGY; encoded by the coding sequence ATGAAATATATTAAATCTTTTTTTATTGTATTAATTCTAATGGTATCCAACGGGTGTAGTGAAGATATTTTAGAATTATCCCCTTTGGACTCTGTCTCTGAAGCAGTGGTATGGAACGACTTAAATCTTATAGAACTTTATGTAAATGATCGTTATGACGAATTACCACATGGTTTTGTTTCTTGGTCTGGTGAGTTAAGAATGGCGAGTATTACTGATGAAAGCTATCATCAGTGGGAAGCCTATATATTAGACAAACATACCAGAGGAGGTCTCACTCCTACCAATATGCTGTTTTTTGGAGGTTACTGGCTTGATGCGTATACGGCTATTAGAAACCAAAATCTCTTTTTAGAAAAAATAGCAAATTACCAAGGTAATGAAGTTGAACGAGTAGCACAATTGACAGCAGAGATAAGATTTTTAAGAGCTTGGTTTCACTTGGGTTTAGCAACAAGATATGGCGCTATACCTTTAGCTACTCAAACTTTTAAAATTGATGGTAATTTAGATTTACCAAGAACATCTTTTCCTGAAATTATTGATTTTGTAGTATCAGAACTTGATGAAATTATAGACGATTTACCAAGCAATGCTGAGGTGACAGGTGCAGATTTTGGGCGTGTAACAAAAGGTGCTGGTTTAGGACTAAAAATAAGAGCACTTATGTTTAACGCTAGTCCGTTATTTGACGAAACAGGCAACGGACAAGATGCTTCAAAATGGCAATTAGTAGCAGATGCTTGTGAAGATTTGTTTGATTTAAACCAATACAGTTTGTCATCAGATTACAAAGATATATTTAACAATGCCAAGAATCCTGAGGTCATTTTTGCTAAACAATTTATAGGCCAGTTTGGTACCACTCAATGGTATGGTATTGATGGCTTTTCACATTGGCGAGGTGGTCACGATATGAACCGTTGGCAATCTCCTAGTGGAGTCGATTTTTTAGGTTGGACTAGCGAAAATCCTAGACAAGGATTTGTAGATCAATATGAAACCTTATCGGGCCATATTCCTGTTTTAGGATACACTTTAGGAAGTTATGATGACGAACTTGAAGCAAATTTAGCGATTCCTATATATAATCCTGAAGCGAGAGATTTTAACCCTGACAACCCTTACCAAAACAGAGATCCAAGATTTGAATATTCTGTTCAGTTTGATGGGCAATTCTATAAAACCAGAGAATTAGAATTTTGGTTTGGCGGTCTTGATAGTAGAGATCCTATAAATAACCCAGATGGCTATTGGAACGGACCAAGAATTGGGTATGGTACTAAAAAGTTTTTACAAGAAACATGGTCGCCACAATCAACTGCTGGAAGTTTTCAACCATGGATATATATGCGTTTGGCAGAGTTCTATTTAACCTATGCAGAGGCTCAATATCACATAGGCGGTGCAGGAATAGCGGTTGATTATATAAATTTAGTGAGGTCTAGACCTGGTGTAGAAATGCCATCAGTTGATGCCTCAGGAGATTTGCTAGAAAAAATTAAACACGAACGCAAAATAGAACTAGCATTTGAGAGCAATCGATATTTTGATGCAAAACGATGGTTAGATGCAGAAGAAGATTTTGGAAAAGACGTTATAGGGGTAAGAGTAGATAAAGTCCCTAATTCAAATAACAAATCTTATAAATATTATTATTTCGATCAAATAGGTACAAGGAGTTTTCCTAAAAGCCATTATTTCTGGCCAATACCTAACTATGAAATAGTAAAAACCAATTTGCAACAAAACCCAGGTTACTAA
- a CDS encoding TonB-dependent receptor: MKKVFRLEGTTLLSINLKFKMRFSLFILILSLFQLQANNSFSQNKEISIEFKKVNLEQVLNKIESLTQFKFIYKDKEIDYTKEVSIVAKKEKLSSVLNRLFSNTNVIFEFVGEQIILKLKEDQKSDPIITPNNTNNIQDYTIKGVIKDTSGLTLPGASVLEKGTYNGTQSDFDGKFSLTVKDENATLIISYLGYKTKEILVDGQKNFVITLKTDTASLDEIVVVGYGKQRKADVVGAISSISSEKIKETQTANIGNNLTGRIPGLVINQRGGEPGVDNVGILIRGLSTLGNNYPLIVIDGIANRGSFERLNPDDIESISVLKDASAAIYGAQSANGVILVTTKRGKNGETVFSFDNTYSFSQPTRRPNYMNALQYYTWIDELNVRNGSPTEWQDIVRQYRDGTIDSNRWGDTDWWEEVIEKWTPQTQTSISARGGGEKVKFFLSAQMLDQKAIYKGNNYGYKQFNARSNIDAKLSDNLTISFDIAARIGQLNRPTTDPRAIIGSVIAQSPSDFPYFENGLLRSNGSGNPIPLTNGQSGYKDTFDRKFDSKFSFRWDLPFITKGLYLDGYAAIDYYNTFRKELFQPFDIFTFNEDTDEYTNLKLQNNPTSSLFQSYYEQLSITPHIKIGYDATFDKHKISSFIAYEQFERQGESFFGFRQGLVTSELPYFNFGSDVNQNLGGSGNQSARQNYFGRINYSYNDKYLVDFTLRYDGSENFATGKRFGLFPAVSLGWKISNESFFDSKLISNLKLRASWGVLGNDAVPNFQYFQTYGVNNNSYIFGDPTVRTIGLTPNRFPNPNITWETSQKTNIGIDFAMINGLLDVTVDAFYEYRSDILLARNASVPTYSGIVLPDENLGEVENSGIEFQVNHQGSIGNDFKYTLGSQFSYSRSKIIFIDEPTNIPEWQRRTGKPIDYLMVYEADGIFQNQEEIDNHPHWPNTQPGDVRYRDVSGDGVISQEDQVILENSPTPRMIYGINMGAEWKNISLNLLFQGQAQAKTIYRQWDVNQHAYFYNNRWTSEERTPNAIYPAAWGPGDTDFDEISTVWMKNNSFVRLKNVELAYRFDEKIVKKLGVSSLRFFVSAHNLFIIHDNVKFDDPESNVSDGRYYPQQRLLSTGINLKF, from the coding sequence ATGAAAAAAGTATTCAGGTTAGAGGGTACAACCCTTTTATCTATAAATCTAAAATTTAAAATGAGGTTTTCACTGTTTATATTAATATTATCCCTATTTCAGCTACAGGCTAATAATTCATTTTCTCAAAATAAAGAGATATCAATTGAATTTAAGAAAGTTAACTTAGAACAAGTATTAAATAAAATTGAAAGTTTAACTCAATTTAAGTTTATCTACAAAGACAAGGAGATTGATTATACCAAAGAGGTTTCAATAGTAGCCAAAAAAGAGAAGTTATCTTCTGTTTTAAACAGGTTATTTAGTAATACAAATGTCATCTTTGAATTTGTTGGTGAACAAATAATCTTAAAATTAAAAGAGGATCAAAAGAGTGATCCAATAATAACACCTAATAATACCAATAACATTCAAGATTATACTATTAAAGGAGTCATAAAAGATACAAGTGGTCTGACTTTACCTGGTGCAAGTGTATTAGAAAAAGGCACTTATAATGGCACACAATCAGATTTTGATGGAAAATTTTCACTAACAGTAAAAGATGAAAATGCCACCTTAATTATATCGTACTTAGGGTATAAAACCAAAGAAATTTTAGTTGATGGTCAAAAGAACTTCGTGATCACTTTAAAAACGGATACAGCAAGTCTCGATGAAATAGTTGTTGTAGGGTATGGTAAACAGAGAAAAGCTGACGTGGTTGGAGCGATTTCTTCAATTAGTAGTGAAAAAATAAAAGAAACTCAAACAGCTAATATCGGTAACAATCTTACGGGTAGAATACCGGGTTTAGTGATTAACCAAAGAGGTGGTGAGCCTGGCGTGGATAATGTAGGTATTTTAATCAGGGGACTTTCTACATTGGGGAATAACTATCCTTTAATTGTTATTGATGGGATTGCCAACCGTGGCAGTTTTGAACGATTAAATCCTGATGATATTGAAAGTATCTCTGTACTTAAAGATGCTTCTGCCGCCATATACGGAGCACAATCAGCCAACGGTGTTATTTTGGTAACGACCAAGAGAGGTAAGAATGGTGAAACAGTATTTAGCTTCGATAATACCTACTCCTTTAGTCAACCAACTAGAAGACCAAATTATATGAATGCTTTACAATATTACACATGGATTGATGAATTGAATGTTAGAAATGGTAGTCCAACCGAGTGGCAAGACATTGTAAGACAATATCGAGATGGCACAATTGATAGCAACCGATGGGGCGATACTGATTGGTGGGAAGAGGTCATAGAAAAATGGACACCCCAAACACAAACCTCTATTAGTGCTAGAGGTGGGGGAGAAAAAGTTAAGTTTTTCCTTTCGGCTCAGATGCTAGATCAAAAAGCCATATATAAAGGGAATAATTATGGCTACAAACAGTTCAATGCGAGATCTAATATAGATGCAAAACTCTCTGATAATTTAACAATTAGTTTTGATATAGCTGCAAGGATAGGACAACTAAACAGGCCTACTACAGACCCAAGAGCAATAATAGGATCTGTAATTGCACAAAGTCCTTCTGATTTTCCATACTTTGAAAATGGATTATTAAGATCTAATGGTTCTGGCAATCCAATACCGCTTACAAACGGTCAAAGCGGCTATAAAGATACCTTTGATAGAAAATTTGACTCTAAATTTTCCTTTAGATGGGATCTGCCCTTTATTACGAAAGGCTTATATTTAGATGGCTATGCTGCTATTGACTATTACAATACTTTTAGAAAAGAATTATTTCAACCATTTGACATTTTTACTTTTAATGAAGATACTGATGAATACACAAACTTAAAACTACAAAATAACCCAACAAGTTCGTTGTTCCAATCATACTATGAACAACTAAGCATTACACCTCACATTAAAATAGGGTATGATGCAACTTTTGATAAACACAAAATAAGCTCGTTTATAGCCTATGAACAATTTGAAAGACAAGGTGAGTCATTCTTTGGTTTTAGACAAGGTTTAGTTACCTCTGAGTTACCTTACTTTAATTTCGGTTCGGATGTCAATCAAAATTTAGGAGGTAGTGGTAATCAATCTGCAAGACAAAATTATTTTGGAAGAATAAATTATAGCTACAATGATAAATACCTTGTTGACTTTACCTTACGCTATGATGGATCCGAGAATTTTGCAACAGGAAAACGTTTTGGTCTTTTTCCTGCAGTTTCTCTTGGTTGGAAAATTTCTAATGAATCTTTTTTTGATAGCAAATTAATAAGCAATTTAAAATTAAGAGCCTCTTGGGGTGTATTAGGAAATGACGCTGTTCCTAATTTTCAGTACTTCCAAACGTATGGCGTAAATAATAACTCTTACATATTTGGAGATCCTACCGTAAGAACAATCGGTTTAACTCCAAATAGATTTCCCAATCCAAATATTACTTGGGAAACTTCTCAAAAGACCAATATAGGGATAGATTTTGCAATGATAAATGGCTTACTTGATGTAACTGTCGATGCTTTTTACGAATATAGATCAGATATCTTATTGGCAAGAAATGCATCCGTACCTACTTATTCTGGTATTGTTTTGCCAGATGAAAATCTAGGTGAAGTTGAAAATAGTGGTATAGAATTTCAAGTAAATCATCAAGGCTCTATAGGAAATGATTTTAAATACACACTTGGAAGTCAATTTTCATATTCAAGAAGCAAAATTATCTTTATTGATGAGCCCACAAATATTCCTGAATGGCAACGAAGAACTGGTAAACCCATAGATTATTTAATGGTATATGAGGCGGATGGAATCTTTCAAAATCAAGAAGAAATTGATAATCACCCACATTGGCCTAATACACAACCTGGTGATGTTAGGTATAGAGATGTAAGTGGTGATGGGGTTATTTCTCAAGAAGATCAAGTAATACTCGAAAATTCTCCTACTCCAAGGATGATTTATGGTATTAATATGGGGGCAGAATGGAAAAATATCTCCTTAAATCTATTATTTCAAGGTCAAGCGCAAGCAAAAACGATCTACAGACAATGGGATGTGAACCAGCACGCCTATTTTTATAACAATAGATGGACATCCGAAGAAAGAACACCAAATGCTATTTACCCAGCAGCATGGGGGCCAGGAGACACTGATTTTGATGAGATTTCAACGGTATGGATGAAAAATAATTCATTTGTTCGGTTAAAAAATGTTGAGTTGGCGTATCGTTTTGATGAAAAAATAGTAAAAAAATTAGGGGTATCTAGTTTGCGGTTTTTCGTGTCTGCTCATAATTTATTTATAATTCACGATAACGTCAAATTTGATGACCCTGAAAGTAACGTTTCAGATGGACGTTATTACCCTCAACAACGTCTGTTATCAACAGGTATTAATTTAAAATTTTAA
- a CDS encoding carbohydrate binding domain-containing protein, whose product MKTYLSKMYLLLPIAFILIVSSCVNNDYYPDEVVFDPDVSSRRLEVGDTIKFTDYSAGVVSRLWTFSGGLPATSSEKEVDVTFLEKGEYTSKIETTFSDGLTQTEEFLIIVGTTIEIYEGYADADIFSFEDETSAMEVWGKWENDGVADFLIDATQGANGTSQSALLSFSTAGEVQIFTNEAAPNINAKIDKIKTYEYSFWAKASEKTTITAALENSSNTQGFHNYLWQDQEINTEWTKYTFNIDPSGQSYDIASNVYIKLKMLPNNTSTSIWFDEFSLKEIVRVEGFGDADIFSFEDETKAMEVWSKWESDGAADITVDTSEGANGTSQSGKISFTTAGEVQIFTNETSLSVNATMDKTKTYEYSFWAKTSEITRITAALENNTANQEFYNYLWQDQEIGIEWTKYTFDIDPSGQPYDIASKVYIKLKMQPSNSAAIIWFDEFKLEEK is encoded by the coding sequence ATGAAAACATATTTAAGTAAAATGTATTTATTATTACCTATTGCTTTCATACTTATAGTAAGTAGTTGTGTTAATAATGATTATTATCCGGATGAAGTTGTATTTGATCCGGATGTAAGTTCAAGACGGCTTGAAGTTGGAGATACCATTAAATTTACCGATTATTCGGCAGGTGTAGTCTCAAGATTATGGACTTTTAGTGGAGGTTTGCCAGCAACATCTTCAGAAAAAGAAGTAGATGTTACTTTTTTAGAAAAAGGAGAATATACAAGTAAAATTGAGACTACTTTTTCCGATGGTTTAACGCAAACCGAAGAGTTCTTAATTATTGTTGGTACTACCATTGAAATTTATGAAGGATATGCTGATGCCGATATCTTTTCATTTGAGGACGAAACAAGCGCTATGGAGGTGTGGGGTAAATGGGAAAATGATGGCGTAGCAGATTTTTTAATAGATGCCACTCAAGGAGCTAATGGCACATCTCAATCAGCACTATTATCGTTCTCTACAGCTGGCGAGGTTCAAATTTTTACAAATGAAGCAGCCCCAAACATTAATGCTAAAATAGATAAGATAAAAACCTATGAATACAGTTTTTGGGCAAAAGCAAGTGAAAAAACAACAATCACAGCTGCTTTAGAAAACAGCTCAAATACTCAAGGTTTTCACAATTATTTGTGGCAAGACCAAGAAATTAATACCGAATGGACTAAATATACTTTTAACATTGATCCAAGTGGGCAATCTTATGATATAGCTAGTAATGTGTACATTAAGTTAAAAATGCTTCCGAACAATACTTCAACTTCAATTTGGTTTGATGAATTTTCTTTGAAAGAAATTGTTAGAGTAGAAGGTTTTGGTGATGCTGATATCTTTTCATTTGAAGATGAAACGAAAGCGATGGAAGTTTGGTCAAAATGGGAAAGTGATGGTGCTGCAGATATCACAGTAGATACCTCAGAAGGTGCCAATGGTACTTCTCAATCAGGAAAAATATCTTTCACAACGGCTGGCGAGGTTCAAATTTTTACAAATGAAACCTCTTTAAGTGTGAATGCCACAATGGACAAGACCAAAACTTACGAATATAGTTTCTGGGCAAAAACTAGCGAAATCACAAGGATTACGGCCGCTTTAGAAAACAATACAGCAAACCAAGAATTCTATAATTATTTGTGGCAAGACCAAGAAATTGGTATTGAATGGACTAAATATACTTTTGATATTGACCCAAGTGGGCAACCTTATGATATAGCTAGTAAAGTGTATATAAAACTAAAAATGCAACCATCAAACAGTGCTGCAATTATTTGGTTTGATGAATTTAAATTAGAAGAAAAATAA